From the genome of Parafrankia irregularis, one region includes:
- a CDS encoding SF1B family DNA helicase RecD2 → MLEAVLERITYANEETGYTVARVDTGRGGDLLTVVGALLGAQPGESLRMRGRWGSHPQYGRQFQVEDYTTVLPASIQGIQRYLGSGLVKGIGPRFAERIVDHFGLTALDVIENTPERLIEVPGLGPKRTKAIAAAWDEQKAIKEVMVFLQGVGVSTSLAVKIYKQYGDASIGVVRTEPYRLATDVWGIGFRTADVIAQAVGIPHDSPQRIKAGLLFTLSEATDGGHCFLPENQLISDAVRILAVDTGAVIEALAELVAEEGVTREEVPGEDPQQPVAAVYLVPFHRAEVSVANQLLRLLRADTDRLEAFADVDWERALGWLHGRTGVELAEGQRAAVTLALTSRVAVLTGGPGCGKSFTVRSIVELARARRAKVVLTAPTGRAAKRLAELTGHEASTVHRLLELRPGGDAAFDRDRPLDADLVVVDESSMVDLLLANKLVKAVAPGAHLLLVGDVDQLPSVGAGQVLRDLLAPGTPIPHVRLTQVFRQASESGVVTNAHRINRGEQPHVRGLDDFFLFAAEDAEQAAALTADVVARRIPAKFGLDPRRDIQVLAPMHRGPAGAGALNIALQEALTPARPDRAERRFGGRVFRVGDKVTQVRNNYDKGANGVFNGTLGVVTALDEDNQTLTVRTEEDEDVDYAFTELDELVHAYAVTIHRSQGSEYPAVVIPLTASAWMMLQRNLLYTAVTRAKRLVVIVGSRRAIGQAVRSAGHGQRHTSLAHRLRTAVGSAGS, encoded by the coding sequence GTGCTGGAGGCGGTGCTGGAGCGGATCACCTACGCCAACGAGGAGACCGGCTACACGGTCGCCCGCGTCGACACCGGCCGTGGTGGTGACCTGCTGACGGTGGTCGGCGCGCTGCTCGGCGCGCAGCCCGGCGAGTCGCTGCGCATGCGCGGGCGGTGGGGGTCGCACCCCCAGTACGGGCGCCAGTTCCAGGTCGAGGACTACACCACCGTCCTGCCGGCCAGCATCCAGGGTATTCAGCGTTATCTGGGCTCCGGGCTGGTCAAGGGGATCGGGCCGCGCTTCGCCGAGCGGATCGTCGACCACTTCGGCCTCACCGCGCTGGACGTCATCGAGAACACCCCGGAGCGCCTCATCGAGGTCCCGGGGCTCGGCCCGAAGCGGACGAAGGCGATCGCGGCCGCCTGGGACGAACAGAAGGCCATCAAGGAGGTCATGGTCTTCCTCCAGGGCGTCGGTGTCTCGACGTCACTCGCGGTCAAGATCTACAAGCAGTACGGGGACGCCTCGATCGGCGTCGTGCGCACCGAGCCCTACCGGCTGGCCACCGACGTCTGGGGGATCGGGTTCCGCACCGCGGACGTCATCGCGCAGGCCGTCGGCATCCCGCACGACAGCCCGCAGCGGATCAAGGCCGGCCTGCTGTTCACCCTGTCGGAGGCGACCGACGGCGGTCACTGCTTCCTCCCGGAGAACCAGCTGATCAGCGACGCGGTGCGCATCCTCGCCGTCGACACCGGGGCCGTGATCGAAGCCCTCGCGGAGCTGGTCGCCGAGGAGGGGGTCACCCGGGAGGAGGTGCCGGGGGAGGACCCGCAGCAGCCGGTGGCCGCCGTGTACCTGGTGCCGTTCCACCGCGCCGAGGTCTCGGTGGCGAACCAGCTGCTGCGGCTGCTGCGGGCCGACACCGACCGCCTTGAGGCCTTCGCGGACGTCGACTGGGAGCGGGCGCTCGGCTGGCTGCACGGGCGCACCGGCGTCGAGCTCGCCGAGGGCCAGCGGGCGGCGGTGACCCTGGCGCTGACGTCACGGGTGGCGGTGCTGACCGGCGGGCCGGGGTGCGGGAAGAGCTTCACGGTCCGGTCGATCGTCGAGCTGGCCCGCGCGCGGCGGGCGAAGGTCGTGCTCACCGCGCCGACCGGGCGGGCCGCCAAGCGGCTCGCCGAGCTGACCGGCCACGAGGCGTCGACCGTGCACCGGCTGCTGGAGCTGCGCCCCGGCGGGGACGCGGCCTTCGACCGTGACCGCCCGCTCGACGCCGACCTGGTGGTGGTCGACGAGTCGTCCATGGTCGACCTGCTGTTGGCGAACAAGCTGGTCAAGGCGGTCGCACCCGGCGCGCATCTGCTGCTGGTCGGCGACGTCGACCAGCTCCCGTCCGTCGGCGCCGGGCAGGTGCTGCGCGACCTGCTCGCCCCCGGCACTCCCATCCCGCACGTGCGGCTGACCCAGGTGTTCCGGCAGGCGAGCGAGTCGGGTGTGGTGACGAACGCGCACCGCATCAACCGGGGCGAGCAGCCGCACGTGCGCGGGCTCGACGACTTCTTCCTCTTCGCCGCCGAGGACGCCGAGCAGGCCGCGGCCCTCACCGCCGACGTCGTCGCCCGCCGCATCCCGGCGAAGTTCGGCCTGGACCCGCGCCGTGACATCCAGGTGCTCGCGCCGATGCACCGCGGGCCCGCCGGTGCCGGCGCGCTCAACATCGCGCTGCAGGAGGCGCTCACCCCAGCTCGCCCGGACCGGGCCGAGCGCCGCTTCGGCGGGCGGGTCTTCCGGGTCGGCGACAAGGTCACCCAGGTGCGCAACAACTACGACAAGGGCGCGAACGGCGTGTTCAACGGCACGCTCGGCGTCGTCACCGCGCTCGACGAGGACAACCAGACCCTGACCGTGCGCACGGAGGAGGACGAGGACGTCGACTACGCCTTCACCGAGCTTGACGAGCTGGTGCACGCCTACGCGGTGACGATCCACCGCTCGCAGGGCAGCGAGTACCCGGCCGTGGTCATCCCGCTGACGGCGAGCGCCTGGATGATGCTCCAGCGCAACCTGCTCTACACGGCGGTGACCCGCGCGAAACGGCTGGTGGTGATCGTCGGGTCGCGGCGCGCGATCGGCCAGGCGGTCCGGTCGGCCGGCCACGGCCAGCGACACACCTCGCTCGCCCACCGGCTGCGGACCGCGGTGGGTTCGGCAGGTTCCTGA
- a CDS encoding lysophospholipid acyltransferase family protein → MVRGILLIGPYLRLLGRPTITGAENIPPSGPVVLASNHLAVADSFFLVWLIPRRVTFLAKQEYFTGRGLRGRLVGLLFRAAGQVPVDRSGGTAAAAARRAGAGVLSAGGAWGVYPEGTRSPDGRLHKGRTGVARVALATGAPVVPVVMTGTERVSPRGCRRWRRGKVHITVCPPLDFSRYRDLLGPAVLDLAGPASPHQRAVTRSVTDELMRVLAQNSAQEYVDAYAANHRKPEEPAA, encoded by the coding sequence ATGGTCCGGGGAATCCTGCTCATCGGCCCTTATCTGCGGCTGCTGGGCCGGCCCACCATCACCGGCGCGGAGAACATCCCGCCCAGCGGCCCGGTCGTTCTGGCCAGCAATCACCTTGCGGTCGCCGACTCGTTCTTCCTGGTCTGGCTGATTCCCCGCCGCGTCACGTTTCTGGCCAAGCAGGAGTACTTCACCGGGCGCGGGTTGCGCGGCCGGCTGGTCGGGCTGCTGTTCCGCGCGGCGGGCCAGGTTCCCGTCGACCGCTCCGGCGGCACGGCCGCGGCGGCGGCGCGGCGCGCGGGAGCCGGCGTCCTGTCCGCCGGTGGAGCCTGGGGCGTCTACCCGGAGGGGACACGCTCTCCTGACGGCCGCCTGCACAAGGGCCGTACCGGCGTCGCCCGGGTCGCCCTCGCCACCGGTGCGCCGGTCGTTCCAGTGGTGATGACGGGCACCGAACGGGTCAGCCCACGGGGATGCCGCCGATGGCGGCGCGGGAAGGTGCACATCACCGTCTGCCCTCCGCTGGACTTCTCCCGCTACCGCGACCTGCTCGGCCCGGCCGTGCTCGATCTCGCGGGGCCGGCCTCGCCCCACCAGCGAGCCGTGACCAGATCCGTCACCGACGAGCTGATGCGGGTGCTCGCCCAGAACTCCGCCCAGGAGTACGTGGACGCCTACGCGGCCAACCACCGGAAGCCTGAGGAACCGGCCGCCTGA
- a CDS encoding neutral zinc metallopeptidase: MAAFTLSVLLLASWFGLSPGTTAAAWAETPRPACGGRISSTDDVVALITESADCPGSVNGYWRNQLGTAWTEPHYVPYRNGEIPKIACADGVTDPQVFADNALYCTLDDTIAYSTDFMSRLADDGGPSYPAFVVMHELGHRGDRIAGVLGAVSRAEENQADCLAGNQARFAVDAGRLTQDEAVNGTTLFYSLGDTRGGWLDQGGTAPDAHGTPAQRAQSFSLGYQQSIATCRTIGQSRDGNVPLI; encoded by the coding sequence GTGGCCGCATTCACCCTGTCGGTCCTGCTGCTTGCGAGCTGGTTCGGTCTTTCTCCCGGGACGACGGCGGCGGCATGGGCGGAGACGCCGAGGCCGGCCTGCGGCGGCCGGATCTCCTCGACGGACGACGTCGTCGCTCTGATCACCGAGTCCGCCGACTGCCCGGGCTCGGTGAACGGCTACTGGCGCAACCAGCTCGGGACGGCGTGGACCGAGCCGCACTACGTGCCGTACCGCAACGGCGAGATCCCGAAGATCGCCTGCGCGGACGGCGTCACCGATCCCCAGGTGTTCGCCGACAACGCCCTCTACTGCACCCTCGACGACACGATCGCCTACAGCACGGACTTCATGTCCCGGCTCGCCGACGACGGCGGCCCGTCCTACCCCGCCTTCGTGGTCATGCACGAGCTGGGCCATCGCGGCGACCGGATCGCCGGCGTGCTCGGCGCGGTGTCCCGCGCCGAGGAGAACCAGGCCGACTGCCTCGCCGGCAACCAGGCCCGTTTCGCCGTCGACGCGGGCCGGCTCACCCAGGACGAGGCCGTGAACGGCACCACGCTGTTCTACAGCCTCGGCGACACCCGCGGGGGCTGGCTCGACCAGGGTGGCACCGCGCCGGACGCGCACGGCACGCCGGCCCAGCGCGCCCAGTCGTTCTCGCTGGGGTACCAGCAGAGCATCGCCACCTGCCGCACCATCGGTCAGTCCCGGGACGGCAACGTCCCGCTGATCTGA
- a CDS encoding pyridoxamine 5'-phosphate oxidase family protein, whose product MTRTNAPAPAHIGAPAATAAARADGDLGGIPGQDIPRDHAGFGVLTFDVCLRLVGGERIGRVAFAADGEVLVLPVNYIVDGNTIAFRSRVGSKLSAATSHSVVAFEVDGFDETVRVGWSVLMNGYAEAVRDDAEIRRLEARGLAPWAANLERPTWIRIHWDSVSGRSTTPGSAGRRC is encoded by the coding sequence ATGACGCGGACCAATGCTCCTGCTCCTGCGCACATCGGCGCTCCGGCGGCCACGGCCGCCGCACGGGCTGACGGTGACCTGGGGGGCATCCCCGGGCAGGACATCCCGCGTGACCACGCCGGCTTCGGCGTCCTCACCTTCGACGTGTGCCTGCGCCTGGTCGGCGGCGAGCGCATCGGCCGGGTCGCGTTCGCGGCCGACGGCGAGGTGCTCGTGCTCCCCGTCAACTACATCGTGGACGGCAACACCATCGCGTTCCGGTCCCGCGTCGGGTCCAAGCTCTCCGCCGCCACCAGCCACAGCGTGGTCGCGTTCGAGGTCGACGGCTTCGACGAGACCGTCCGGGTCGGCTGGAGCGTCCTGATGAACGGGTACGCCGAGGCCGTCCGCGACGACGCCGAGATCAGGCGGCTCGAGGCCCGCGGGCTCGCACCCTGGGCGGCGAACCTGGAGCGGCCGACCTGGATCCGCATCCACTGGGACTCGGTGTCCGGGCGCTCCACGACGCCGGGCTCCGCCGGCCGGCGCTGCTGA
- a CDS encoding SAM-dependent methyltransferase encodes MDEVPRGVGRTALATAWIRARASRRPDRLFDDWLAQLFVDAAGDAVPVVPPDADDQLRMWARTLMTYLDVRTRFFDDELGAAVAAGCRQVVVLAAGLDTRAFRLPWPDGTLLFEVDRPDMLSFKERVLASTSFRPRCERHPVVADLTEDWVDRLLRAGLRPSLPTAWLAEGILVYLEAAQAERLLTNVTDLSAPSSRFALEDATGLSKELLDEVRRIPPMGEFADLWHGGLQGESAAWLGDHGWRGHETTFTRAADRLGRRPDQSMPVEGSFVTAQRTGPSEPAGVTRATAPRHAGATESNRLNGRRPTATTG; translated from the coding sequence ATGGACGAGGTTCCTCGCGGCGTAGGACGGACGGCGCTCGCCACGGCCTGGATCCGGGCCAGGGCGAGCCGCCGGCCGGACCGTCTCTTCGACGACTGGCTCGCGCAGCTCTTCGTGGACGCGGCCGGCGACGCGGTGCCCGTGGTCCCACCCGACGCCGACGACCAGCTGCGGATGTGGGCCAGAACTCTGATGACCTACCTGGACGTCCGCACCCGCTTCTTCGACGACGAGCTGGGCGCGGCGGTGGCCGCCGGCTGCCGGCAGGTGGTGGTGCTGGCCGCCGGACTGGACACGCGGGCCTTCCGGCTGCCCTGGCCGGACGGCACCCTCCTGTTCGAGGTCGACCGCCCCGACATGCTGTCGTTCAAGGAGCGGGTGCTCGCCTCGACGAGCTTCCGGCCTCGGTGTGAACGCCATCCGGTGGTCGCCGACCTGACCGAGGACTGGGTCGACCGGCTGCTGCGGGCGGGCCTGCGCCCGAGCCTGCCCACGGCCTGGCTGGCCGAGGGCATTCTCGTCTACCTGGAGGCCGCCCAGGCCGAGCGGCTGCTGACGAACGTCACCGACCTGTCCGCACCGTCGAGCCGGTTCGCCCTCGAGGACGCGACCGGCCTGTCGAAGGAACTGCTCGACGAGGTGCGCCGGATCCCGCCGATGGGTGAGTTCGCCGACCTGTGGCACGGTGGCCTGCAGGGCGAGTCGGCGGCCTGGCTCGGTGACCACGGCTGGCGCGGCCACGAGACCACCTTCACCCGGGCGGCGGACCGGCTCGGCCGGCGACCGGACCAGTCGATGCCCGTCGAGGGGTCCTTCGTGACCGCCCAACGGACCGGCCCGTCGGAGCCGGCCGGTGTCACCCGGGCCACCGCGCCGCGCCACGCCGGGGCGACCGAGAGCAACCGGCTCAACGGGCGCCGCCCCACGGCGACCACCGGGTGA
- a CDS encoding TetR/AcrR family transcriptional regulator: MSENEILRRASYGPTSPVVGARGSRTRTRVVETALGLFEAQGFHGTSVDDIAKAAGVSRATLYQYFESKEQIFIELLQECGTALMRVVRRIGPLEPTELGFDNLHWWLGEWAWVYDRYSTMFVQWANISSPGTPIPEMASRFLADYHERIARRLTASGVTGIDPVDAAVVLTTLVNAANYTRHVDGAAGPAAGRTAGQGSGPGTGPGGARPAARSTPISTEHLTDGLAVLIQLLLFPQTPPAVFAQLGREIPTPRPPSGGERLWSAPSAAPASTSAQPPGPAAPAQPPTPVSSPVAAPRPDDRFAGLSSRAGATVARLLDAGVQCFTEKGYHQCSVDDVVSLAGYARGTFYKYFDEKLDLLVALSDRALGAITELDERLRGIRAAATPAASAASAAPDPGDLRDWLGAVATFALRYLGVTRVWLDQQPHHARLDEVRRVMSERLHTGYATVPGGGRWPHPLDPRIASIAFFTVLERLPEALVDAAPERPVAQIVDVMAAALDRTRLLTGVSLPVAPDLP; this comes from the coding sequence ATGTCCGAGAACGAGATCCTTCGGCGAGCGAGCTACGGCCCCACCAGTCCGGTGGTCGGAGCGCGCGGTTCACGTACCCGCACACGAGTCGTGGAGACGGCCCTGGGCCTATTCGAGGCGCAGGGCTTCCACGGCACGTCGGTGGATGACATCGCCAAGGCCGCCGGCGTGTCCCGGGCCACGCTGTATCAGTATTTCGAGAGCAAGGAGCAGATCTTCATCGAGCTGCTCCAGGAATGCGGAACGGCGCTCATGCGGGTGGTCCGCCGGATCGGCCCGCTGGAACCCACCGAGCTCGGCTTCGACAATCTGCACTGGTGGCTCGGCGAGTGGGCGTGGGTCTACGACCGGTACTCGACCATGTTCGTCCAGTGGGCGAACATCAGCTCGCCCGGCACCCCGATCCCGGAGATGGCCAGCCGCTTCCTGGCTGACTATCACGAGCGGATCGCTCGGCGGCTCACCGCCTCCGGTGTGACCGGCATCGATCCCGTGGACGCCGCGGTCGTGCTGACCACGCTGGTCAACGCCGCGAACTACACGCGGCACGTCGACGGCGCGGCCGGCCCCGCAGCCGGGCGTACCGCCGGCCAGGGCAGCGGTCCGGGTACCGGCCCGGGCGGCGCGCGGCCCGCCGCACGCTCCACCCCGATCAGCACGGAGCACCTGACCGACGGGCTGGCCGTCCTCATCCAGCTGCTGCTTTTCCCACAGACACCGCCAGCCGTTTTCGCGCAGCTCGGCCGTGAGATTCCGACGCCGCGCCCTCCGAGCGGCGGCGAGCGGCTGTGGTCCGCACCATCGGCGGCACCGGCCTCGACATCAGCACAACCGCCGGGCCCGGCGGCGCCCGCACAACCACCGACACCGGTTTCTTCACCGGTCGCCGCACCGCGCCCCGATGACCGGTTCGCCGGCCTCAGCAGCCGGGCGGGAGCCACTGTCGCCCGGCTGCTCGACGCCGGCGTCCAATGCTTTACCGAAAAGGGTTACCACCAATGTTCGGTGGATGACGTCGTCTCACTCGCCGGTTACGCCCGCGGAACCTTCTACAAGTATTTCGACGAAAAGCTCGACCTGCTGGTTGCGTTGAGCGACCGGGCACTGGGAGCCATCACCGAGCTTGACGAAAGGCTGCGCGGAATCCGCGCGGCGGCCACACCGGCCGCGTCCGCCGCGTCCGCCGCGCCCGATCCCGGCGATCTGCGTGACTGGCTGGGTGCGGTCGCGACCTTCGCGCTGCGGTATCTCGGGGTCACCCGGGTGTGGCTCGACCAGCAGCCACACCATGCGCGGCTGGACGAGGTCCGGCGGGTGATGAGCGAGCGGCTGCACACCGGCTACGCCACCGTCCCCGGCGGCGGCCGGTGGCCGCACCCGCTCGACCCGCGGATCGCCAGCATCGCGTTCTTCACCGTGCTGGAGCGGCTGCCCGAGGCGCTCGTCGACGCCGCCCCGGAGCGGCCCGTGGCACAGATCGTGGACGTCATGGCCGCGGCGCTCGACCGCACCCGCCTGCTCACCGGCGTCAGCCTCCCGGTGGCACCCGACCTGCCGTAG
- a CDS encoding class I adenylate-forming enzyme family protein — MHLGMLLEMAADGLADRVALGPLAGGLTFAELGHQARRAGAALAAMPGDRVGLIDLNSPAVPLTLFGSALAGKPFVPINYRLADEQLRAIVARTAPATIVVGAGVAERLGDIDGIHLVTRAELLAIAADSEAKEADGWGGDPEDIAVLLFTSGTTGEPKAAVLRHRNLTEYVITTVEFAGAADDEVGIVSVPPYHIAGVSASCSATYSGRRTVQLESFEPRAWVDLVRAESVTHAMVVPTMLGRILDVVEADGLGLPSLRSISYGGGPMPVPVIERAVTMLPHVGFVNAYGLTETSSTIAVLGPDDHQAAIGSTDPEVRARLGSVGRPLPSLEVTIRDPAGVEVPTGERGEIWVRGGQVSGEYLGIGRIENDGWFPTRDEGHLDAGGYLFVHGRLDDVIVRGGENMSPGEIEAVLITHPAVEEAAVVGIPHREWGEQVVAAVVASGEVTEEELRSHVRAQLRSSRTPEHIQFRSELPFNENGKLLRRVLRSELENAFT, encoded by the coding sequence ATGCACCTCGGGATGCTGTTGGAGATGGCCGCGGACGGCTTGGCCGACCGCGTCGCGCTCGGCCCGCTCGCGGGCGGGCTCACGTTCGCCGAGCTCGGGCACCAGGCGCGCCGGGCCGGCGCCGCGCTGGCGGCGATGCCGGGTGACCGGGTCGGCCTGATCGATCTGAACTCCCCCGCCGTGCCGCTGACGCTGTTCGGGTCGGCGCTGGCGGGCAAGCCGTTCGTCCCCATCAACTACCGGTTGGCGGACGAGCAGCTGCGCGCGATCGTCGCCCGGACCGCGCCGGCGACGATCGTCGTCGGGGCGGGTGTCGCCGAGCGGCTCGGTGACATCGACGGCATCCACCTCGTCACCCGGGCCGAGCTGCTCGCCATCGCGGCGGACAGCGAGGCCAAGGAGGCCGACGGCTGGGGCGGTGATCCCGAGGACATCGCGGTGCTGCTGTTCACCAGCGGCACCACCGGCGAGCCCAAGGCGGCCGTCCTGCGCCACCGCAACCTCACCGAGTACGTGATCACCACGGTCGAGTTCGCCGGTGCCGCCGACGACGAGGTCGGGATCGTCAGCGTCCCGCCGTACCACATCGCCGGTGTGTCCGCGTCCTGCTCGGCCACCTACTCGGGGCGCCGGACCGTGCAGCTCGAGAGCTTCGAGCCGCGGGCCTGGGTGGACCTCGTCCGGGCGGAGTCGGTCACCCACGCGATGGTCGTGCCGACCATGCTGGGCCGCATCCTGGACGTCGTCGAGGCGGACGGGCTCGGCCTGCCGTCCCTGCGGTCGATCTCCTACGGCGGCGGGCCGATGCCGGTACCGGTCATCGAGCGCGCGGTGACGATGCTGCCGCACGTCGGTTTCGTCAACGCCTACGGGCTCACCGAGACGTCCAGCACGATCGCGGTGCTGGGCCCGGACGACCATCAGGCGGCGATCGGCAGCACCGACCCCGAGGTGCGGGCCCGGCTGGGTTCGGTCGGCCGGCCGCTGCCCAGCCTGGAGGTCACGATCCGCGACCCCGCCGGCGTCGAGGTGCCGACCGGGGAGCGCGGCGAGATCTGGGTCCGCGGTGGCCAGGTGTCCGGGGAGTACCTCGGCATCGGCCGGATCGAGAACGACGGCTGGTTCCCGACCCGCGACGAGGGCCACCTGGACGCGGGCGGCTACCTGTTCGTGCACGGGCGCCTGGACGACGTCATCGTGCGCGGCGGGGAGAACATGTCCCCGGGCGAGATCGAGGCCGTCCTGATCACCCATCCCGCCGTCGAGGAGGCCGCGGTCGTCGGCATCCCGCACCGCGAGTGGGGCGAGCAGGTCGTCGCGGCCGTCGTCGCCTCCGGTGAGGTGACGGAGGAGGAGCTGCGCAGCCACGTGCGGGCGCAGCTGCGCTCCAGCCGCACGCCCGAGCACATCCAGTTCCGCTCGGAGCTGCCGTTCAACGAGAACGGCAAGCTGCTGCGCCGGGTCCTGCGCAGCGAGCTGGAGAACGCGTTCACCTGA
- a CDS encoding VIT1/CCC1 transporter family protein yields the protein MGTDEKSGARPAEAHPAGHSAHSAGAGWLRPAVFGAMDGLVSNVALISGFAGGAAGRPAVILAGLAGLASGAFSMATGEYTSVRSQNEAMRAQIEVERRELELYPQAEAAELAAYFQGQGVDAQTAASVARQLGNRPDSALRAHVGTELGLNLDELPSPIGAAGASFCAFAVGAVIPVAPYLLGFSSFALAAMLAALALFLLGAVVSRFTERSFVYSGARQLLLGLVAASATYGIGVLVNASMG from the coding sequence GTGGGAACTGACGAGAAGAGCGGGGCGCGGCCGGCGGAGGCGCATCCGGCCGGCCATTCCGCTCATTCCGCGGGTGCCGGCTGGCTGCGCCCCGCGGTCTTCGGCGCGATGGACGGGCTTGTCAGCAACGTCGCGCTGATCAGTGGGTTCGCGGGCGGGGCGGCGGGGCGGCCGGCGGTCATCCTGGCCGGCCTGGCCGGCCTGGCCTCCGGGGCCTTCTCGATGGCGACCGGGGAGTACACCTCCGTCCGGTCGCAGAACGAGGCGATGCGGGCGCAGATCGAGGTGGAGCGCCGCGAGCTGGAGCTGTACCCGCAGGCCGAGGCCGCGGAGCTGGCGGCCTACTTCCAGGGCCAGGGGGTGGACGCGCAGACCGCCGCGTCGGTGGCGCGCCAGCTGGGGAACCGGCCCGACTCCGCGCTGCGGGCGCATGTCGGCACCGAGCTCGGGCTGAACCTGGACGAGCTGCCCTCCCCGATCGGCGCGGCCGGGGCGTCGTTCTGTGCGTTCGCCGTCGGGGCGGTCATCCCGGTGGCGCCCTACCTGCTCGGGTTCTCCTCGTTCGCGCTGGCCGCGATGCTCGCCGCGCTGGCTCTGTTCCTGCTCGGGGCCGTCGTCAGCAGGTTCACCGAACGGTCGTTCGTCTACAGCGGGGCCCGCCAGCTGTTGCTCGGTCTGGTGGCCGCCTCGGCGACCTACGGCATCGGCGTGCTCGTCAACGCCTCCATGGGCTGA